One region of Molothrus aeneus isolate 106 chromosome 1, BPBGC_Maene_1.0, whole genome shotgun sequence genomic DNA includes:
- the ANKRD33B gene encoding ankyrin repeat domain-containing protein 33B: MVLLSGHGEQLPGERVCPAPAAAKEMPGAGAESSPEQGAAEAAAEEPDEEEEKEVEEEEDCEEYEDFSELPDTCSIASDDSFYPPRGLDDDDEDIWSLEGDERDSPEALSLFRACCTNNSIVLKALIRQGPQEEEVREADRNRRNGLIVACYQGYVDIVMALAQCPHLDVNWQDNEGNTALITAAQAGHITITNYLLNYFPGLDIEKRNAFGFTALMKSAMQGRTECVKALMMAGANVHATDPSRGLTSWEWACFTGRSESAFVMQKLMDRPCPEQFSDQYKPEWPKMKELLAKAAEPKSCLQKISECVRAAVSFRSFYGPEEDGVLDHMVKVTTSLGSPFIALGCRTVCPGSPPCVGKRRLAVQEILRKQRAEEIRSQDKDHVSSYEKLFQNSKVTVVPKKKERRASLQPISMAMSQVTTVATRKASLLPLHLLRRSSVRPGFVIPKVRVSKAPPPTFQPEKARRRSSAKEDPYLQIPKWRYKELKEERRKAEELEKNRAAEAQKPRQVSPAQSRT, from the exons ATGGTGCTGCTGTCCGGGCACGGCGAGCAGCTGCCCGGGGAGCGCGTctgccccgcgcccgccgccgccaagGAGATGCCCGGCGCCGGGGCGGAGAGCAGCCCCGAGCAGGGGGCGGCGGAGGCTGCCGCCGAGGAGCCGGacgaagaggaggagaaggaggtggaggaggaggaggattgcGAGGAGTACGAGGACTTCTCCGAGCTGCCCGACACCTGCAGCATCGCTTCAGACGACTCCTTCTACCCTCCTAGGGGGCTGGACGACGACGACGAGGACATCTGGTCCCTGGAAGGGGACGAGCGCGACAGCCCCGAGGCGCTCAGCCTCTTCCGAGCCTGCTGCACCAACAACAGCATCGTGCTGAAGGCGCTCATCCGCCAGGGcccccaggaggaggaggtgcgGGAGGCCGACCGCAACCGCAGG AATGGTCTTATCGTTGCCTGTTACCAAGGTTATGTGGACATTGTAATGGCCTTAGCACAATGCCCTCACCTTGATGTGAACTGGCAGGACAACGAGGGGAACACGGCTCTAATTACAGCTGCACAGGCAG gGCACATAACCATTACAAACTATTTGTTGAACTATTTTCCTGGGCTTGATATTGAGAAGAGGAATGCGTTTGGATTCACAGCCCTGATGAAATCTGCAATGCAGGGCCGAACAGAATGTGTGAAAGCCTTGATGATGGCAG ggGCAAATGTTCATGCAACTGACCCAAGCCGGGGACTGACTTCATGGGAATGGGCTTGTTTCACAGGAAGATCAGAGTCTGCCTTCGTCATGCAGAAGCTGATGGACAGGCCATGCCCAGAACAGTTTTCTGATCAATATAAACCAGAATGGCCAAAAATGAAGGAACTTCTTGCCAAGGCTGCAGAGCCAAAAAGCTGCTTGCAGAAGATTTCTGAGTGCGTAAGGGCTGCTGTCTCGTTCCGGTCTTTCTATGGCCCGGAAGAGGATGGGGTTCTTGACCACATGGTGAAGGTGACAACAAGTTTGGGAAGTCCCTTCATTGCCCTGGGGTGCCGGACTGTGTGCCCAGGCAGCCCACCTTGTGTGGGGAAACGCAGACTGGCAGTGCAGGAGATCCTTaggaagcagagagcagaggagatCCGATCTCAAGACAAGGATCACGTTAGCAGCTATGAGAAGCTCTTCCAGAACTCCAAAGTCACTGTGGTCCCCAAGAAGAAGGAACGAAGAGCCAGCCTGCAGCCCATCAGCATGGCCATGTCCCAGGTGACAACAGTAGCCACGAGGAAAGCAAGTCTGCTGCCGCTCCACCTGCTTCGACGGAGCAGTGTCCGGCCGGGATTTGTCATCCCCAAAGTCCGTGTCAGCAAGGCTCCTCCGCCCACCTTCCAGCCAGAAAAggccaggaggaggagcagtGCCAAGGAGGACCCCTATCTGCAGATTCCCAAATGGAGATACAAGGAGCTGAAAGAAGAGCggaggaaggcagaggagctggagaagaatAGAGCAGCAGAGGCTCAAAAGCCCAGGCAGGTgtctcctgcccagagcaggacctGA